A window of Methylobacterium bullatum genomic DNA:
TGCCGGCGGTGAGAAGGGTCGCCGACTTCGCCTCAGGCAGGATGACCCGCACTTCCCAGAGGCCGGGGCCGATCTGGTGAGGGCCGAGCACCGAGAACGGATCGCCGTGATCCGCCCTCATCACAGCGGCGACCGCGTCCGGATGGACGCCCTGAACGGTCGACGTATCGGCATCGGCCTGGCGGGAACTCCGCGACGCGGCCGAGCGGGCCGCGATCCGTTCGGACCGCTTCCGCTCGCGCTCGGATGTCTTTGCCAGGCTCTCGTCGATATCCGTCATTCAAACGCCTCTCTTGGTGTCGTCCAGAATTGTGAGAACCCCACGGGCTGGGATTTCGATCCAATCCGGCCGGTTATTGGCCTCGTAATCGACCTCGTAGAGTGCCTTCGCCAGGAGCGAGAGCGCGAGCAGCCGCGTCTCGGTCTCCGGGTCGGTCACTGCCGCACGGCTGGTGGAGGCCACGGCACGGTAGGCATCGAGGAACGCTGCATCGATCATGCCGCGCCAAGCGATGGACGCGCTGCGGGCGCGGCCTTCCGAATCTGCGAACCGGCCCGCGATCTCGCGAGTGACGGTCTCGGCGCCGTAGGCGAAGGACCGCAGCATCCCGGCGACGTCGCGCAACGGCGTCGACTTGGCCCGGCGCTCGTCGGCCGGGCGGGCGGGCTCCCCCTCGAAGTCGATGATGATGAGGTCGCTCTCGGAGGCGAGGACCTGACCGAGGTGGAAGTCCCCGTGGATGCGGGTCTTGGTCGCTCCCACCGGCGCACGCGCCGTCATGTCCTCGATCAGAAGCTCGACCTCGCGGCGGCGACCGGCGAGTTCGGTGATCGCCGTGCTGGAGGTGCGTCCCGCCAGGGCGTCGAGGGCGCGGAACGCCCTCTCGCCGAGACGGCGCGCGTCCTCCCCGAGGTCGCGCAAATCGTCATGCGTGAACGGCTCGGGCGCAAAGGCCGGGTCGTCGGTGTCGATGGCGAAGGCGTTGTGGAGCTCGGCGGTGCGGCGTCCGAGGAGTTCGGCCCAGCGCAGGTGCGGCGCGAAGGCTTCGGTGGGATCCGGCGCTTCGCTTTCGGGCGCGAGCACGACGGTGTCGAAGTCGCGGCGCAGGCCTTCCAGCATCAGCGTCCAGGCATCGCCCTGGTTCGGCACGAAAGCCTGGAGCACGGCGAGCGCCGTCCGCGTCCCGTCGCCGTCCACGTGCTCGACGACGCCGAGAAGAGCCGGCGTGTTGGCGAAGCCCGCCTGCTCGGTGAGGAACCGGCCGACTTCGATCTCGGGATGGACGCCCGTCTGCATGCGGCGCAGGAGCTTGAGCATCATCTTCGAGCCGATGGCGATCGAGGTGTTGCTCTGCTCCGCGTTCAGGCTGCGGACTTCCGCCAAGTCCACGGCGACGTCGTGATCGAAGGCCGAGGTATGGGAGAAGACGAGCTTGCCGGTCTCCGTCGGCAGCTCGACGCCGTTGCGCATGCCGTCGATGAGGGCGACCGAGAAGGCGGGCGAGGCGGACGCTCCGAACAGGAGGCCCGTGCGCGGCCCGCGGCGAACGCGGGCGACCGCATGCGACAGCAGGGTCTCGTCCTCGCGGCCCTCATCGACTCCGAGGGGCACGAAGTAGTCCTGGCGCTCGCCATTGGCGAGATGCACCGCCACGCGCGGCAGCAGGAAGCGGGTGGCGCCGCCTGCATCCTTCAGGGTGGCGCTGTCGATCACCGAGACCGACTTGATGCGGGTGCCCTTGGCGCCGAACCAGCGACGGGTGCCGATGAAGCGCGGCGCCACGGTCCGCTCGAAGGCGGTGCGTTCGCGCCCGGCCATGAGGGTCTCGACCCCGCCGGTGAGGACGAGCGTGAACAGTTCGGGCGTCTCCGGCTGAGGGCCGATCTGCCCGGCATTCGCCGCGTTCAGCGAGAACCAGTAGAACCCGTAGGACGGCAGGGTCAGCAGGTAGGGCAACTCGCCGATGGCCGGGAATTCCGAGCCGCCAGTGAGCTCGATCGGCACGGCGCTGCGGAACTCGGACAGGTCCAGCTGCACGGCCTGCGGCGCGCGCGACAGGTTGGCCACGCAGAGGACGCGCTCGCCCTCGAACTCGCGGATCCAGGCCAGCACCTTGCGGTTCGTCGGATAGAGGAACTGCATGCCGCCGCGCCCGAGGGCGACCGAGTTGTTGCGGATCGCGATCATGCGGCGCGTCCAGTTCAGCAGGCTCGTCTGCGACTGGGTCTGCGCCTCGACGTTGATGGCGTCGAAACCGTAGATCGGGTCCTGCACCGAGGGCAGGAACAGCTTGGCCGGATTGGCGCGGGAGAAGCCGCCGTTGCGGTCCGGGGACCATTGCATCGGGGTGCGCACGCCGTCGCGGTCGCCGAGATAGATGTTGTCGCCCATGCCGATCTCGTCGCCGTAATAGAGCACCGGCGTGCCGGGCATCGACAGGACGAGGGACTTCATCAGCTCGATCTTGCGGCGGTCGTTCTCCAGGAGCGGAGCCAGACGGCGGCGGATGCCGAGATTGATGCGGGCGCGGCGCTCGGCGGCATAGAACGACCAGAGGTAATCACGCTCTTCCGCCGTCACCATTTCGAGGGTGAGCTCGTCATGGTTGCGCAGGAAGATGGCCCATTGGCAGCCCTCGGGGATTTCCGGGGTCTGGCGCATGATGTCGGTGATCGGATGCCGGTCCTCGCGGGCGATCGCCATGTACATGCGCGGCATCAGCGGGAAGTGGAACGCCATGTGGCATTCGTCGCCGTCGCCGAAATACTGCGCCGTCTCCTCCGGCCACTGGTTGGCTTCCGCCAGCAGCATCCGGTCGGGGTAGCTCGCGTCGAGCGCGGCGCGGATCGCCTTGATGACCGTGTGGGTCTCCGGCAGGTTCTCGCAATTCGTGCCGTCGCGCTCGATCAGATAGGGGATCGCGTCGAGGCGCAGACCGTCGACACCCATGTCGAGCCAGTAGCGCATGACCTCGATCACGCCTTCCAGCACGGCGGGGTTGTCGAAGTTGAGATCCGGCTGGTGACTGTAGAACCGATGCCAGAAATACTGCTTGGCGACCGGGTCCCAGGTCCAGTTCGAGGTCTCGGTATCGAGGAAGATGATGCGCGTGTCGGAATACGGCGTGTCGGTGTCCGACCAGACGTAGAAGTCGCGCTCAGGGCTGCCGGCCGGCGCCTCGCGGGCGCGCTGGAACCAGGGATGCTGATCCGACGTGTGGTTGATGACGAGCTCGGTGATGACGCGCAGGCCACGGTCATGCGCGGCCTCCACGAACTTCCGGAACTCCTCCATCGTCCCGTAGGACGGGTTCACGTCGCGGTAGTCGCCGATATCGTAGCCATCGTCGCGCAGGGGCGAGGGATAGAACGGCATCAGCCAGATGGCGGTGACCCCGAGGTCCCGCACATAGTCGAGTTTCTGCGTCAGGCCCTCGAAATCGCCGATCCCATCGTTGTTCGAGTCGAAGAACGACTTGACGTGGATCTGATAGATGATGGCGTCACGGTACCATTGCGGATCGCTACGATCGATCATCGCGTCGTTGCCTCATGCGTCGGGTTCAAGGGCGTGTTCGGCGTCACAGCGGCACCGGTCGCGGATGCGAACGGTGCCAGCCGCGTCGGCCGCAGCTTTGGCGCCATCTTCTGGGCGACAACGCGACGGACGGCTGAAAACTCGAAGTTTTGTGCTGACACGCGGGCCGCTACTCCGCAACCCGGCGGGGCGCGCGCAGACGCCAGATCACCGCGGAGCGCTCTGCCGGATCGAGGGCGATGCGGTGGGACTTGCCGCGCAGCTCAAATTTATAGCCGAGCAGCAGGTCCTCGACCTCAACGGCGCCGTCATCGGGCTCTCCGAGGAGCCAGAGCGGCACCTCGTAAGTGCATTCCTGGCGGTTCTTCGGATCGAGATTGACCATCACGAAGATGCAGTTGTCACCCTCGGGCGTCGTCTTGGCATAGGCGACGATCTGGTCGTTATAAGCCCCCGTGAAGGTTATGTTGCGGAAGTCCCAGAGCGCCGGGTTTTCCTGCCGGATGCGGTTGAGCTTGATGATGTGCGAACGGATGTTGCCCGGCGCATGGTAGTCCCAGGCTTTCAGCTCGTATTTCTCGGAGTTGAGATACTCTTCCTTGCCCGGATAAGGTGCTGCCTCGCACATCTCGAAGCCGTTATAGATGCCGTAGACCGAGGACAGGGTGGCGGCGAGCGTCGCCCGCACGATGAAGCCGGCGCGGCCGCTGGTCTGAAGGTAGACCGGATTGATGTCCGGCGTGTTGGCGAAGAAGTTCGGCCGGTAATATTCCCCCATCTCGCCGGCGAGCTCAGTCGAGTAGTCGATGAGCTCCTGCTTCGTGTTGCGCCAGGTGAAGTAGGTGTAGCTCTGCTGGTAGCCGGCCTTGGCGAGCTTCTTCATCATCTTCGGCCGGGTGAAGGCCTCGGCGAGGAAGATCACGTCGGGATAGCGCGCATTCACCTGCCCGATCATCCATTCCCAGAACGGGATCGGCTTGGTGTGGGGGTTGTCGACCCGGAAGATGCGGGCGCCGAGTTCGGCCCAGCCCATGACGATGTCGCGCAGCTCGATCCAGAGCGAGGGCAGCGCGCCGCCGTAGAAATGGACGTTTGAGATGTCCTCGTACTTCTTGGGCGGGTTCTCGGCGAATTTCAGCGTGCCGTCGGGGCGCCACTCGAACCATTCCGGGTGGTTCTTGATCCAGGGGTGGTCGGGCGAGCACTGGATCGCGAAATCGAGCGCGACCTCCATGCCGTAGGCGTGGCTCGCGGCGACCAGCCGTCGAAAATCGTCGAGGGTTCCGAGTTCGGGATGGACGGCTTCGTGGCCGCCCGCCTCCGACCCGACCGCGTAGACCGAGCCGACATCGCCTTCGAGCGCCGTGAGGGTGTTGTTCTTGCCCTTGCGGTTGGTCTTCCCAATGGGGTGGATCGGCGTGAAGTAAAGCACGTCGAAGCCGAGTTCGCGGATCTCGGGCAGGCGCCGGATCACGTCGTCGAACGTGCCGTGGCGGTTGACGTCCATGGATTGCGAGCGCGGGAAGATCTCGTACCAGGCCGAGAACCGGGCCGCGAGACGGTCGGCGATCACCGGCACGTTCACCGGATAGCGCGAGCGGTTAACCCGCTCGGCGTGCCTGCGGATCAAGGACGCGGTCTCGGGCGCGAGGATGAGGTCGAGCTGCGCGGCCGATCCGGTCTTCTCCGCCGCGAGAGCCGACACGATGGCCTGGAGCCGGGCCTGGTCCGGCCCGGTGGCGAGGTCCGCCGCCCCCTGCACGAAGGTGACGCCCTCGATGGTCTCGAGGCGCACGTCGACGCCCGCATCGCGCTTCTTCAACGTGTCGCGGATCCAGGACGAGAAGGCATCGCGCCAGGCCTCGATGGTGAATTCGTAGCGGGCATTGTGTTCGAGGGGGAAGGAGCCGCTCCAGCGGTCGTTGTCCACGAACACCATGCGGTCCCGGCGCCACTCCTCCTCGCCGACCACGCGCGACAGGATCGCGGCGTCGATGATTTCGTGGCCGTCGCTGAAGATGTCGGCGGAGACCGCCACCTGCTCGCCGACCACGCGCTTGACCGGGGAACGGCCCCCGTCGATCTCGGGCGAGACCGCCTCGATGACGACGCGGCCTTCGCCCGACGGAGTGGAGGGAGCCGGGGGCTTGGCCACCACACGCCGTTCGGCGGCGAGGATGCGGATTTCGCCGGGCGCGAGATCGAGGCTCGTGCCGGGGAGGAAGTCGACCGGCTCCGCCTCGGGGGTGACGTCCTGGAAGCGGTCGAGCATCCCGCCCGTCCGCGCCACCAGCGGCCCGGCCTCCACCGCCACTGCAGTGGAGCCGGGATTGAACAGGACGAGGGTGGCGTGACGCGCGGAGGCGCCGTGGCCGGTATCGAACTTGAGGAGCGCCACGTAATCCGCATCCGGCGACGAGATTCGGGTCTGCGCGCCCTCGACATTGGCGGAGGCGAGGCTGGCCTTCAGGGCGTTGATCGCCGTGACATAACCGGAAATGTCGATGCCGGTGTCGGTCTCGCGGGAATCCGGCGTGGTCTCGACCACGTGCAGGGCGCGGCGGTAGCCCCATTCGTAGCCGATGGGCAGGAGCACGCCGGCCGAGAAGAACGCGGCCAGGCCGTAGCGCGCCTTCAGGTGCCGTGCGACCGCTTCGGCATCACCGCCTAGCCCGGCGGCGAGGCGGGGCATGTCGTGGTTCTCGGGGAAGGCGATGGAGGGGGCGATCACGCGCAGGCGGTCGTACTGCTCGAGCGCCCACGGCGCCTTGAGGTCCCACCAGGCGAAGGAATTGAACAGGTAGTCGAAGCCGGCACCCGCGGTGGCCTGGGCCTCCTCGAAGGTGCAGCCCAGGGTCTCGGCGGCGAACAGGCAGTCGGGCTCCAGGGCCTTGGCCGCGCCGATCAGGCCGCGCCAGACATCCGGCGGCACCTTGTAGGCGGCGTCGCAGCGGAACCCGCCGACGCCGAGATCCTGCATCCGGTTGATGTAGCCGGCCCAGAGCCGGGTCAGTTCTTCCCTGGCATCGGCCGAATGGTAGTTCAGCTCGGCGAGGTCGCCCCAGACCGTGCGGATCGACGGATCGTCCGGGTCGACGGCGGCCGGGCTCTCGATGTTGCCGGCCTCGTCGCGCAGGAACAGGTCCGGCCGCTCCCGCGCGAGGGGTCCGTCCTTTGCGGTGTGGTTGATGACGAGGTCGGTCATCACGCCGATGCCGTGCGCGGCGGCGGCGGCGCAGAAGCGGCGGATCTGCTCGTCGTCCGAGGTGCCATCATCGTCGCGGAACCGCTCGTCGAGACGGTCCGGGTCGGAGACCGCGTAGAGGCTGCGCGAGCCGCCGGTCTGGTGGAATGGGTTCAGGTAGATCCAGTCGAACCCCATCCCGGCGATGCGCGGAAGCTCCGCCGTCCAGGCCGAGACCTTTCCGACGAGGAGGGGGAACAGGTTGTAGATGCGCGGCCCCTCGGCGCGGGGGGCGAGGCCCGCAGGCAGCGCCACGGTTCCGGCTTCGGTCCGCGCGGCGGAGATCTTGGCTGGGCTCGGCGCGTTCATGCGTACTCCGTTCTGATTTGGCGTTTCCCCCTCTCCCGTGGGAGGCCTCCCGCGCAGGGGCGGACGAGGCGGGGACGGGCGATCCCTTGCGAGGATCGCCCTTCATGATTTGGCAGCCGTCCCGCGTGCGGGACTCAGGCGATCCGCTTCAGGACCGCGTAGGGCAAACGCGCGAACAACCGGCCGAGATCGATCGAAGTTCCCTCAGGCTGGACGTCGCCGCCCGTCATCAGGTCGATCCAGCGGCTCTCCGCCGCAACCGGCAAAGTGGTGCCGGCAAAGGCCTCCCCCGACCACGTCGCGTCGCCGACGAGGCCGGAGACGAGGCGCGGAACGGCGACGAGGAGATCGCCCTCCCCGCTTGTGGCATCGGAGCGTGTGAATGCGATGACATGGGCGGCGAGCCTGCCCTCGGCCGTCACCGCGATATGGTCCGCATCGGCGTAGAAGCTGGGTCGCTCCGCCCGGTCGGCGAGGAGACGCGCGAGCGTTGCCTGCTTCACCCGTCCGTCCGGCCAATGGTCGAGCAAGGCGGCCAGATCGGCCGTGTCGCTGAGGGCCTCCTCCCGCGCCGCGTAATCCACCGGACGGCGGTTGTCGGGATCGACGAAGGAGAAGTCCCAGAACTCGGTGCCCTGGTAGACGTCGGGGAGCCCCGGCAGGGTCGCCTTCAGCACCGTCCGGCCGAGGCCGGCGATCATGCCGAGATGGGCGAGCCGCCGCGCGATCGGACGCATCAGCGTCATGAACTTCGAGCCCGGCGCGATCAGGCCGGCGAACAACCGCTTGACCGCGGCCTCGTACCGCTCGTCCACATTGACCCAGCTCGACCGGCGCTTGCCCTCGCGCAGGGCCTTTTCGGAATAGGCGTCGAGACGGTCGCGGAATTCCGCGATGGCGGCCTCGTCGTCCCGCTCCAGCAATTCGAGGGGCCAGGCGCCGAGGATGGCCTGCAGGAACATCCACTGGTCGTTGGCGTCGGGCGCCGGCCCCTCCTCCATGGCGGTGAGGTGGGTGCGGGCCGACTGGCCGAGGATGGTCCAGGCCTCGGCCCAGACCTCCGGGATCTCCGACAGGGCGAGGAGGCGCGAGCGGGCATCCTCGCCGCGCTTGGTGTCGTGGGTCGCCGTGGTGATCATGGCGTTCGGCCAGTCGCGCGCCCGCGCCGCCTGGAGCGCGTGGAAATGCTCCAGATCGATCCCGTATTCCCCCGGATCGCCGCCGACCTCGTTGAGGGCGAGGAGTTCCGAGAACCGGTAGAACAGCGTGTCTTCCAGGCTTTTCGCCATGACCGGACCGGTCAGCTGCTGGAACCGGCGACGGAACCGCAGGATGACGGCGGGATCGGGACGCCCCGGCCCGCCGGCATCGATCCGCCCGAGGAGGGCCTTCGAGGCGAAATCGTGGACCGACCTGTCCGGCAGGGCGCTCCAGCGCTTGGCCTTGGCCACCGCGCCCTCGATGAGGCGGACGTCCTCGTCCTCGACATCGCTCTCGTCGAGATCGCTCGCCAGGTAGGAGCGGTAGGTGGGGAAGCGCGCGATGATCTCGATGAGCGCCCGGCGGATGGCGTTCACCGAGAAGTCGCGCGTGCGCCTGTCGGCATCGGCGATGCGCTTCAGGTCGGCGGTGAGCACTTCCAGCTCGCTGGCGAAGCTGATCTCGAGTATCTCCGCCTTGGCCGCCCGGAGCTGCGCCTTGTAGGGCTCGTCCATGCCGGTGGCCCAGCGATAGAACCGGGTGATCCTGGTGTGCTTCTCCTGATCCACCAGGATGCCGTCGAGCTGGTTCAGCACGTCGTAGCCGGTGGTGCCGGCGACCGGCCAGGGCCGCAGCTTCTCACCGGGTTCGAGGATCTTCTCGACCACGACATAGAAGCCAGGCCCCACCGCGCTCTGCAGGGCGCGGGCATAACCCTGCGGGTCGGCCAGACCGTCGATATGGTCGATGCGCAGCCCGTCGATCCGCCCCTCGGCAATGAGGCGGAACACCGTCTCGTGTGAGCGGTGGAAGATGTCGGATTTCTCCACGCGCAGGCCCGCGAGGCCGTTCACGTCGAAGAAGCGGCGGTAGTTGATGTCGCTCGCCGCCACCCGCCAATGCGCGAGGCGGTAGGATTGCTGCTCGAGGAGCCGGTGGAGCGGCCCGAAACTGTCGGGTCTTACCTCGAAACCGTTGAGCAGGGTCAGGGTCCGGTCGATGGCCTTGGCGATGGCCGGCGAGGCCTCCACCGCGTCGGCGAGCCGGCGCTTGAGGCCGTCGGCTTCCTCGGGGAAGCCCCGGCGCCGCTCCGCATTCGTCTCCTCGCTCATGAGACGCAGGCGCTCGGAGACGGCCAGAACTTCGGCCGCCGCGTCGTCGCCGATCTCGCCATGCGCCGCCAGGGCACGGTTGAGGATCGAGGGATATTGCAGCGGGCAGATCGGGAACTGATGCTCGTAATGCCAGACGCTGAAGGCCCCGGCCGCGGCGTCGTATTTCAGGTCGAGGGTGCCGTGTTCGAGGGCCTCACCGTAACGGTCGCCCAGGAACGGGATGACGAGGTTGTTGCGGGCACCCTGGCGCTGCCAGTCGATGTCGAAGGCATGCGCGAGGGGAGAGAGATCGCCCCATTCGAGAACGGAGAGCCACCACGGATTGTCCGCTCCGCCGACGCCCATATGGTTGGGCACGATGTCGAGGAGCAGCTTCAGGCCGTGCCGCTGCATCACGTCGGAGAAGCGGACGAAGCCCTCCTCGCCGCCGAGTTCCGGGTTGATCGTCGAATGGTCGACGATGTCGTAGCCATGGGTCGAACCCGGGCGCGCCTTCTGGATCGGCGAGGCATAGACGTGGCTGATGCCGAGCCTCGCCAGATACGGCACGATCCGCTCGGCATCGGCGAAGGTGAAGTCCTTGTGGAACTGCAGCCGGTAGGTGGCGCGCGGCGGCGTCGAGGCGAGGCGCGCCGCCCCCGAACGGGGACCGCGTTCCTCGGCCGAGAGGGCGGCGGCGAGCTTCGCCAGGGGACCGCCCGGCGCCGCGATGGCCTCCAGGCTACGGTCGAGCTTGCGCCGCCAGTTCGGGTAGCCCTCGGTGGAGCCCGGCACGTTGGCCTGGCTCAGTTCCGAGACCACATCCTCATACTGCACCGCCGTGAGCATGGACGGAGCACGGGCGAGGTAGCGCGCCGCCGCTTCGAACGGCGCCACTTCGGGCACGTCGTAGCTCGGCAGCAGCTGCTCGGAGGCAAGCGCCTCGGTGAGGCGGGCGCGTTCGGTGACGCGCTCCCGGCGCTCCGCTTCCGCCCGCTCGGCATCGTAGAGGCCGAGCGCCTGCCGGGTGTCGGTGTCGACCCCGCGCCACCAGCCGACGAAGGTCGGGAGATCGTGCGTCGTGATGGCGGTCAGCGCGTCGCGCGGATAGGCGCCGGGGCTCTTGAAGCGGCCGCCATGCTCGCGCTCGAAGGCGAGGATGCGGTAACTCAGGATACCAGCCTGCATCAGCGCATCGGAGAAGCCCTCCGGCGCGGTGCCGAGATCCTCGGCGATGACGAGGCATTTCGCCCGATGGCTCTCCAGCCGCAGGACCGCGAGCATGGGCTCGAACGGCATGGCCACATAGGCGCCATCCTTCGCCGATCCGGTGACCGGAATGAGGAAGAGGCGGGCAAGCTGGAACGCATGGTCGATGCGGATGGCGCCGGCATGGCGCATGTTCGCCTGGACCAGGGCGCGGAACGCCGCGAGCCCGTCGCGCTCCATTTCGAGGGGGTGGAAGGCCGGCAGGCCCCAATCCTGGCCCTTGGGTGCCAGGAGATCGGGCGGCGCGCCGATGGAGACACCGTTGGCGAAGCGTTCGGGATGCGACCACACTTCGGACCCGCCCCGATCGGCACCCACCGCCAGGTCGCGGTAGAGGCCGAGACGCATGCCGCTTTCGAGGGCCGCCTTCGACGCATCGGCCAATTGGCGATCGGCGAGGTATTGCAGCCAGATATGGTAGGTGACGGCCTCCGCATGGGCCAGCGCGAACGCCTCCACGGCCGGCGTACCGGCGCGGCGCATCTCCTCCGGCCAGTCGCCGGACCAATAGGCGCCGAGCGCTTTGTAATGTGCGGACAGGGCCTCGAACATTCCATGGGCTTCGAGATCCGCGCCGCCCGCGTCCCGGAAGGCCGAGAAGGCGGCGTCGTCACCCGCGCGCGCCGAGGATTCCTGCCAGAAGGCTTCCAGCACGGGAGACAGCACGCCCCAGATGCCGGGGTGGTCCACGAGGGTGGCGGCCTGGAGGCCGGCGATGTCGGTGGCCTTGTCCGCCAGGAGGGCGGCGGCGCGCGAGCCGGCAAAACCGGGCAACGTGCCGGGTTCGATGAACAGGGTCTCGAGGAACAGGCGCGAGGACGGCGAATAGGGCGAGATCTTGCTGCGGTCCGATTCGAACAGCGCATGGACCGGGCTCAGGCCCAGGAACGAGGCGCCGCGAATACCGGCATCCCGCGCGGCGCGGCCCGCATCGGCGTAGCTGCCGATGCCGAGATTGTGCGGCGAGCGCAGGCCGTAGAGCTGCGCAGCGAGGCCCCAATCCCGTGCGCCCTCGTCGGCATAGGCGGCGGGGCGCCAGCAGCGCTGCGGCGCGGAGATGACCCAGGCTTCCGATTTCCGCTCGCCGAGCGCCACGGTGAGCCGATGGTAGCCCGGCGTCAGGGGCGGCAACTCGATACGGGGTTCGCCCGCCCCCGTGATCGACGCCCTCCCCTCCCGCGCGAGGCCGCGCTCGTCGACGACGCGCCACGACACGGCGCCGTGCGCGTCAATGGCCTGAACAGGGATCGTCGAGGCGCGCCGCGCCTCCACCGGAATCAGCGACGGGACGAGCCCGAGCCGCACGGATTCCACCTCCGCGAGGCTCTTCGCGATCTCGTCGTCGGTGCCGGCCGGGAAGCCGAGGGCGGCGACCATGCCGCGCCGGGTCTCGATATCGGTCGCCACGGGCTGGCCGAACGCGTCGGTATAGCCCGATGCGATGCCGAGGAGGTCCGCCAGGCGTTCGAGGTCGCGGCTCATCGGGCGGCTCCCGTCAGCACGATGCCCGTCCAGGAGGGAAGCTCGATCTCGCTGCCCGTATGACCGTTCGACCAGATCACCTGACCTCCTTTGGCATCGACGGCGAGGAGATCCGCGCCGAAATTGGCGACGAAGCGCAGGGTGCCCCCCTCGTAACGCCACGTCACGTCGAGGGAATCCGGGGACGGCCGGGTCACCTCGGCCCCGAGATAGCGCGTCTTCGTCAGGGGCACGACGGATTGGTGCCGGATCTGGAGCAGGTTGCGGGTGTCGGCCCAGACACCGCGATGGGG
This region includes:
- the treS_1 gene encoding Trehalose synthase/amylase TreS; its protein translation is MIDRSDPQWYRDAIIYQIHVKSFFDSNNDGIGDFEGLTQKLDYVRDLGVTAIWLMPFYPSPLRDDGYDIGDYRDVNPSYGTMEEFRKFVEAAHDRGLRVITELVINHTSDQHPWFQRAREAPAGSPERDFYVWSDTDTPYSDTRIIFLDTETSNWTWDPVAKQYFWHRFYSHQPDLNFDNPAVLEGVIEVMRYWLDMGVDGLRLDAIPYLIERDGTNCENLPETHTVIKAIRAALDASYPDRMLLAEANQWPEETAQYFGDGDECHMAFHFPLMPRMYMAIAREDRHPITDIMRQTPEIPEGCQWAIFLRNHDELTLEMVTAEERDYLWSFYAAERRARINLGIRRRLAPLLENDRRKIELMKSLVLSMPGTPVLYYGDEIGMGDNIYLGDRDGVRTPMQWSPDRNGGFSRANPAKLFLPSVQDPIYGFDAINVEAQTQSQTSLLNWTRRMIAIRNNSVALGRGGMQFLYPTNRKVLAWIREFEGERVLCVANLSRAPQAVQLDLSEFRSAVPIELTGGSEFPAIGELPYLLTLPSYGFYWFSLNAANAGQIGPQPETPELFTLVLTGGVETLMAGRERTAFERTVAPRFIGTRRWFGAKGTRIKSVSVIDSATLKDAGGATRFLLPRVAVHLANGERQDYFVPLGVDEGREDETLLSHAVARVRRGPRTGLLFGASASPAFSVALIDGMRNGVELPTETGKLVFSHTSAFDHDVAVDLAEVRSLNAEQSNTSIAIGSKMMLKLLRRMQTGVHPEIEVGRFLTEQAGFANTPALLGVVEHVDGDGTRTALAVLQAFVPNQGDAWTLMLEGLRRDFDTVVLAPESEAPDPTEAFAPHLRWAELLGRRTAELHNAFAIDTDDPAFAPEPFTHDDLRDLGEDARRLGERAFRALDALAGRTSSTAITELAGRRREVELLIEDMTARAPVGATKTRIHGDFHLGQVLASESDLIIIDFEGEPARPADERRAKSTPLRDVAGMLRSFAYGAETVTREIAGRFADSEGRARSASIAWRGMIDAAFLDAYRAVASTSRAAVTDPETETRLLALSLLAKALYEVDYEANNRPDWIEIPARGVLTILDDTKRGV
- the glgE1 gene encoding Alpha-1,4-glucan:maltose-1-phosphate maltosyltransferase 1, encoding MNAPSPAKISAARTEAGTVALPAGLAPRAEGPRIYNLFPLLVGKVSAWTAELPRIAGMGFDWIYLNPFHQTGGSRSLYAVSDPDRLDERFRDDDGTSDDEQIRRFCAAAAAHGIGVMTDLVINHTAKDGPLARERPDLFLRDEAGNIESPAAVDPDDPSIRTVWGDLAELNYHSADAREELTRLWAGYINRMQDLGVGGFRCDAAYKVPPDVWRGLIGAAKALEPDCLFAAETLGCTFEEAQATAGAGFDYLFNSFAWWDLKAPWALEQYDRLRVIAPSIAFPENHDMPRLAAGLGGDAEAVARHLKARYGLAAFFSAGVLLPIGYEWGYRRALHVVETTPDSRETDTGIDISGYVTAINALKASLASANVEGAQTRISSPDADYVALLKFDTGHGASARHATLVLFNPGSTAVAVEAGPLVARTGGMLDRFQDVTPEAEPVDFLPGTSLDLAPGEIRILAAERRVVAKPPAPSTPSGEGRVVIEAVSPEIDGGRSPVKRVVGEQVAVSADIFSDGHEIIDAAILSRVVGEEEWRRDRMVFVDNDRWSGSFPLEHNARYEFTIEAWRDAFSSWIRDTLKKRDAGVDVRLETIEGVTFVQGAADLATGPDQARLQAIVSALAAEKTGSAAQLDLILAPETASLIRRHAERVNRSRYPVNVPVIADRLAARFSAWYEIFPRSQSMDVNRHGTFDDVIRRLPEIRELGFDVLYFTPIHPIGKTNRKGKNNTLTALEGDVGSVYAVGSEAGGHEAVHPELGTLDDFRRLVAASHAYGMEVALDFAIQCSPDHPWIKNHPEWFEWRPDGTLKFAENPPKKYEDISNVHFYGGALPSLWIELRDIVMGWAELGARIFRVDNPHTKPIPFWEWMIGQVNARYPDVIFLAEAFTRPKMMKKLAKAGYQQSYTYFTWRNTKQELIDYSTELAGEMGEYYRPNFFANTPDINPVYLQTSGRAGFIVRATLAATLSSVYGIYNGFEMCEAAPYPGKEEYLNSEKYELKAWDYHAPGNIRSHIIKLNRIRQENPALWDFRNITFTGAYNDQIVAYAKTTPEGDNCIFVMVNLDPKNRQECTYEVPLWLLGEPDDGAVEVEDLLLGYKFELRGKSHRIALDPAERSAVIWRLRAPRRVAE